From Virgibacillus natechei, the proteins below share one genomic window:
- a CDS encoding 50S ribosomal protein L7ae-like protein — translation MSYEKVTQVQSRIIIGTKQTLKAMNNGEISEVLIAEDADQYITESVASLAEELDIPCEWVDSMKRLGAACGIEVGASTVAIKRL, via the coding sequence ATGTCTTATGAAAAAGTGACCCAGGTTCAATCACGGATCATTATCGGCACAAAACAAACATTGAAAGCCATGAACAATGGTGAAATTAGTGAAGTGCTTATTGCTGAAGATGCTGATCAGTATATAACAGAGAGCGTGGCAAGTTTAGCAGAAGAGTTAGACATACCATGTGAGTGGGTAGATTCGATGAAAAGGCTAGGAGCTGCTTGTGGTATAGAAGTTGGAGCATCCACGGTGGCAATAAAACGATTATAG
- the rpsL gene encoding 30S ribosomal protein S12, which produces MPTINQLVRKGRINKPKKYDSPALNRGYNSFKKRPTNQNSPQKRGVCTRVGTLTPKKPNSALRKYARVRLSNTMEVTAYIPGIGHNLQEHSVVLLRGGRVKDLPGVRYHVVRGALDTAGVQGRAQGRSKYGTKKPKKKA; this is translated from the coding sequence ATGCCTACAATTAATCAACTTGTTCGTAAAGGTCGTATTAACAAACCAAAAAAGTATGACTCTCCAGCACTTAATAGAGGGTATAACAGCTTTAAAAAGAGACCGACTAACCAAAATTCACCGCAAAAACGTGGTGTGTGCACGCGTGTTGGTACGTTAACACCGAAGAAACCAAACTCAGCACTTCGTAAATACGCTCGTGTTCGTTTGTCAAACACAATGGAAGTAACTGCATATATTCCTGGAATTGGACACAATCTACAGGAACACAGTGTTGTACTCTTACGTGGTGGTCGTGTTAAAGACTTACCTGGTGTACGTTATCACGTTGTTCGTGGAGCGCTTGATACTGCAGGAGTACAAGGACGTGCACAAGGACGTTCTAAATACGGTACAAAAAAACCAAAGAAAAAAGCATAA
- the rpsG gene encoding 30S ribosomal protein S7 produces the protein MPRKGPVPKRDVLPDPLYNSKLVTRLINQIMVDGKRGIAQKILYNAFSIIGERSGQDAMEVFEQAMKNVMPVLEVRARRVGGSNYQVPMEVRPERRQALGLRYIVNYSRLRGEKTMEERLANEILDASNNTGTSVKRREEMHKMAEANKAFAHYRW, from the coding sequence ATGCCACGTAAAGGACCAGTACCAAAACGGGATGTTTTGCCAGATCCGCTTTATAATTCAAAATTAGTGACTCGTTTAATCAACCAGATCATGGTTGATGGTAAACGAGGTATTGCACAAAAAATTCTTTATAATGCGTTCTCGATTATCGGTGAACGAAGCGGACAAGATGCTATGGAAGTTTTTGAACAAGCAATGAAAAACGTAATGCCTGTACTTGAAGTTCGAGCACGCCGTGTTGGTGGATCAAACTATCAGGTACCAATGGAGGTTCGCCCGGAAAGACGTCAAGCGCTAGGTTTACGCTATATTGTTAACTATTCACGCCTGCGCGGAGAAAAAACAATGGAAGAACGTCTTGCCAATGAAATCTTAGATGCTTCCAATAATACAGGTACTTCAGTGAAAAGACGCGAAGAAATGCATAAAATGGCTGAAGCTAACAAAGCATTCGCACACTATCGTTGGTAA
- the fusA gene encoding elongation factor G — protein MAREFSLEKTRNIGIMAHIDAGKTTTTERILFYTGRIHKIGETHEGASQMDWMSQEQERGITITSAATTAQWDDHRINIIDTPGHVDFTVEVERSLRVLDGAVTVLDAQSGVEPQTETVWRQATTYGVPRAVFINKMDKVGADFLYSTSTLKDRLGANAHPVQLPIGAEDEFDGIIDLIKMEAHFYLDDLGTKAESREIPAEYKDKADELRASLVEAVSELDEDLMMKYLEGEEISNEELKSAIRQATLDVEFYPVFCGSAFKNKGVQLVLDGVIDYLPAPTDIPPIEGIIPGTEEEVTRAADDNAPFSGLAFKVMSDPYVGKLTFFRAYSGTVDSGTYVKNSVKDKRERVGRLLQMHANSRQEVKTVYSGEIAAAVGFKDTSTGDTICSEKDLVILESMDFPDPVISVAIEPKTKADMDKMGIALGKLSEEDPTFKTETDNETGQTIISGMGELHLDIIVDRLKREFKVDANVGTPQVAYRETFRGSAKVEGKYVRQSGGRGQYGHVWVEFEPNEEGAGFEFTNKIVGGTVPREYIGSVEQGIEEATASGVLAGYPLIDLKATLYDGSYHDVDSNEMAFKIAGSMALKAAKSKCKPVLLEPMMKVEIVIPEEYMGDIMGDVTARRGRVEGMEPRGPAQLVKGFVPLSEMFGYSTALRSNTQGRGTYTMTFDHYEETPKSITEEIIKKNTGE, from the coding sequence ATGGCTAGAGAGTTCTCCTTGGAAAAGACGCGTAATATTGGAATTATGGCTCATATTGATGCAGGTAAAACCACTACTACAGAGCGTATTCTTTTCTATACAGGACGTATTCATAAAATTGGTGAAACACATGAAGGTGCATCACAGATGGACTGGATGAGTCAGGAGCAGGAGCGAGGAATTACCATAACTTCTGCAGCAACAACTGCTCAATGGGATGACCATCGTATAAACATTATCGACACACCAGGACACGTGGACTTCACAGTAGAAGTTGAGCGTTCCCTACGTGTACTCGACGGAGCAGTAACTGTTCTTGATGCACAATCAGGTGTTGAACCACAGACTGAAACCGTGTGGCGCCAAGCTACAACTTATGGTGTGCCACGTGCAGTCTTCATAAATAAGATGGATAAAGTAGGGGCAGATTTCCTTTACTCTACAAGCACACTTAAGGATCGTTTGGGGGCTAATGCCCATCCTGTTCAGTTGCCAATTGGTGCTGAAGATGAATTTGACGGGATTATTGACTTAATAAAAATGGAAGCACATTTTTATTTGGATGATCTAGGAACGAAGGCAGAGTCTCGTGAAATTCCAGCAGAATATAAGGATAAAGCGGATGAACTTCGTGCTAGTCTGGTTGAAGCAGTATCAGAGCTTGACGAAGATTTAATGATGAAATATCTAGAAGGCGAAGAAATTTCAAATGAAGAGCTAAAGAGTGCAATCCGTCAAGCAACGCTAGATGTTGAATTTTATCCCGTATTTTGTGGTTCAGCATTTAAAAACAAAGGTGTACAATTAGTTCTTGATGGTGTAATTGATTATCTTCCTGCACCAACAGACATACCTCCAATTGAGGGTATTATTCCAGGAACAGAAGAAGAAGTTACTCGTGCTGCAGATGATAATGCGCCATTTTCTGGTTTGGCGTTTAAAGTAATGTCAGACCCTTATGTCGGAAAACTAACATTCTTTCGTGCCTATTCAGGAACTGTAGATTCAGGTACTTATGTTAAAAACTCGGTAAAAGATAAGCGTGAACGTGTTGGACGTCTTCTACAAATGCACGCGAATTCCCGTCAAGAAGTAAAAACGGTTTACAGTGGTGAAATTGCTGCTGCAGTTGGGTTTAAAGATACATCAACTGGTGATACCATTTGTTCTGAAAAAGACCTTGTTATCCTTGAATCGATGGACTTCCCTGATCCTGTTATCTCTGTTGCTATCGAACCGAAAACAAAAGCAGATATGGATAAAATGGGTATCGCTTTAGGTAAGTTATCGGAAGAAGATCCTACTTTTAAAACGGAAACAGACAATGAAACAGGTCAAACGATTATCTCTGGTATGGGTGAACTTCACCTTGATATCATTGTTGACCGTCTGAAACGTGAATTTAAAGTTGATGCAAATGTTGGTACGCCACAAGTTGCGTATCGTGAAACGTTCCGTGGATCTGCTAAGGTTGAAGGTAAATATGTTCGTCAGTCTGGTGGTCGTGGACAATACGGTCATGTTTGGGTCGAATTTGAGCCGAACGAAGAAGGTGCCGGATTTGAATTTACCAACAAAATTGTCGGTGGAACAGTTCCACGTGAATACATCGGATCCGTTGAACAAGGTATTGAAGAAGCAACTGCAAGTGGTGTATTAGCAGGATATCCACTAATTGATTTGAAAGCTACATTGTATGACGGAAGTTATCATGATGTAGACTCAAACGAAATGGCATTTAAAATTGCAGGATCCATGGCTTTAAAAGCTGCTAAAAGTAAATGTAAACCAGTTCTGCTTGAACCGATGATGAAAGTCGAAATTGTAATACCTGAAGAATACATGGGTGACATTATGGGCGACGTAACAGCCCGTCGTGGTCGTGTAGAAGGTATGGAACCACGTGGACCAGCTCAACTTGTAAAAGGTTTTGTACCACTGTCTGAGATGTTTGGCTATTCAACTGCATTACGTTCAAATACACAAGGTCGCGGAACATACACCATGACATTTGATCACTACGAAGAAACGCCAAAAAGCATCACGGAAGAAATTATTAAGAAAAATACGGGCGAGTAA
- the tuf gene encoding elongation factor Tu, whose protein sequence is MAKEKFDRSKSHVNIGTIGHVDHGKTTLTAAISKVMHKKSGKGSAMDYNEIDRAPEEKERGITINTSHVEYETDSRHYAHIDAPGHADYVKNMITGAAQMDGAILVVSAADGPMPQTREHILLSRNVGVPSIVVFLNKTDMVDDEELLELVEMEVRDLLTEYDFPGDDTPVVKGSALKALEDNADYEEKIVELMNAVDEYIPTPERDTDKPFMMPIEDVFSITGRGTVATGRVERGEIKVGTEVELIGLNEGPRKTTVTGVEMFRKLLDYAEAGDNIGALLRGVSRDDIGRGQVLAKAGSITPHTDFKAEVYVLSKEEGGRHTPFFANYRPQFYFRTTDVTGVIQLPEGVEMVMPGDNIEMTVELISPIAIEDGTRFSIREGGRTVGSGVVTSIQK, encoded by the coding sequence ATGGCTAAAGAAAAATTCGACAGATCCAAGAGTCACGTGAATATTGGAACAATTGGACACGTAGACCACGGGAAAACAACATTAACTGCTGCTATATCCAAAGTCATGCATAAGAAATCTGGTAAAGGATCCGCAATGGATTATAATGAGATTGACAGAGCACCAGAGGAAAAAGAACGTGGAATCACGATTAATACATCTCACGTAGAATATGAAACTGATTCACGTCACTATGCGCATATTGACGCTCCAGGCCACGCTGACTATGTTAAAAACATGATCACTGGTGCTGCACAAATGGACGGTGCTATCCTAGTAGTATCAGCTGCAGATGGTCCGATGCCGCAAACTCGTGAGCACATTCTACTTTCCCGTAACGTTGGCGTACCTAGCATCGTGGTATTCCTTAACAAAACGGATATGGTAGATGACGAAGAGCTACTAGAATTAGTTGAAATGGAAGTACGTGACCTGCTTACAGAGTATGATTTCCCAGGAGATGATACGCCAGTAGTAAAAGGTTCTGCACTTAAAGCGCTTGAAGATAACGCTGATTATGAAGAGAAAATTGTTGAGCTAATGAACGCTGTTGATGAGTATATTCCAACTCCAGAGCGTGACACGGACAAGCCATTCATGATGCCTATTGAAGATGTATTCTCAATCACTGGTCGTGGTACTGTTGCAACAGGCCGTGTTGAGCGTGGAGAAATCAAAGTAGGAACAGAAGTAGAACTTATTGGTCTTAACGAAGGGCCAAGAAAAACTACTGTAACTGGTGTTGAAATGTTCCGTAAGCTTCTTGATTATGCAGAGGCAGGAGACAACATTGGTGCATTGCTTCGTGGTGTATCTCGTGACGATATTGGCCGTGGTCAAGTATTGGCTAAGGCTGGTTCAATCACACCACATACGGACTTTAAAGCTGAAGTTTATGTTTTATCTAAAGAAGAAGGTGGACGTCATACGCCATTTTTCGCTAATTATCGTCCGCAGTTCTACTTCCGTACTACTGACGTAACTGGAGTTATCCAACTTCCAGAAGGAGTAGAGATGGTAATGCCTGGTGATAACATCGAAATGACAGTTGAATTGATTTCACCAATCGCAATTGAAGACGGAACTCGTTTCTCAATTCGTGAAGGTGGACGTACTGTTGGATCAGGTGTTGTAACTTCAATCCAGAAATAA
- the rpsJ gene encoding 30S ribosomal protein S10 has translation MAKEKIRIRLKAYDHRILDQSGEKIVDTAKRSGASVSGPIPLPTEKSVYTVLRAVHKYKDAREQFEMRTHKRLIDIVNPTPQTVDSLMRLDLPSGVDIEIKL, from the coding sequence ATGGCAAAAGAGAAGATTAGGATTCGTTTGAAGGCTTATGATCACCGTATTCTAGATCAGTCTGGTGAGAAAATAGTTGATACTGCGAAGCGTTCTGGAGCAAGTGTTTCTGGACCAATTCCATTACCGACAGAAAAATCTGTTTACACGGTATTACGAGCTGTGCACAAATACAAAGATGCACGTGAGCAATTCGAAATGCGTACACATAAACGCTTAATCGATATTGTTAATCCAACGCCACAGACGGTTGACTCGCTAATGCGTTTAGATCTACCATCTGGTGTGGATATTGAAATCAAATTATAA
- the rplC gene encoding 50S ribosomal protein L3, with protein MTKGILGRKIGMTQHFSETGELVPVTVIQAEPNVVLQKRTLENDGYEALQLGFADEKESRTNKAKKGHAEKANTSPKRYVREIRDAELDEYEVGQEISVEVFQAGDRIDVTGTSKGKGFQGVIKRHNQNTGPTTHGSHFHRSTGSVGMAADPARVFKGTKLPGQMGGEQVTIQNLDVVNIDAERNLLLVRGNVPGANKSFVKITSATKAN; from the coding sequence ATGACGAAAGGAATCTTAGGTCGTAAAATCGGCATGACTCAGCATTTTTCTGAGACAGGAGAGTTAGTTCCTGTTACCGTAATTCAAGCTGAGCCAAACGTAGTATTGCAAAAAAGAACCTTAGAAAATGATGGTTATGAAGCATTGCAACTTGGTTTTGCTGACGAAAAGGAATCACGTACAAATAAAGCGAAAAAAGGTCATGCTGAGAAAGCAAACACATCCCCTAAGCGCTACGTTCGTGAAATCCGTGACGCAGAACTTGATGAATATGAAGTTGGTCAGGAAATCAGCGTTGAAGTATTTCAGGCGGGAGACAGAATAGATGTAACAGGTACATCTAAGGGGAAAGGTTTCCAAGGTGTGATCAAGCGACACAATCAAAATACCGGTCCAACTACCCATGGTTCACATTTTCATCGAAGCACTGGTTCAGTGGGAATGGCTGCAGACCCGGCACGTGTCTTCAAAGGAACAAAATTACCAGGACAAATGGGTGGCGAACAAGTAACGATCCAAAACCTAGATGTCGTTAATATAGATGCAGAGCGCAATCTATTATTAGTTAGAGGGAATGTTCCTGGTGCGAATAAATCATTTGTGAAAATCACAAGTGCTACAAAGGCTAACTAA
- the rplD gene encoding 50S ribosomal protein L4 — protein sequence MTKVALLKQDGSQAGDVELNDSVFGIEPNTHVLHEAVVMQRASQRQGTHAVKNRSAVRGGGAKPWRQKGTGRARQGSTRSPQWVGGGVVFGPTPRSYSYKLPKKVRRLALKSALSSKVKEENLIVLESISFDAPKTKEVVNMLSALNVNEKALLLTADKDEAVIRSANNLQTVNVLTVDEINVLDLLAHDKLIVTKDAAEKAGEVLA from the coding sequence ATGACTAAAGTAGCATTATTAAAACAAGACGGTTCACAAGCAGGAGATGTAGAATTGAACGATTCCGTTTTTGGTATTGAACCAAACACGCATGTTTTACATGAAGCTGTAGTGATGCAACGTGCTTCACAACGCCAAGGTACACATGCTGTTAAAAATCGTTCCGCAGTTCGTGGCGGTGGTGCTAAACCGTGGCGTCAAAAAGGTACCGGTCGTGCTCGTCAAGGTTCTACCCGCTCTCCGCAATGGGTAGGTGGTGGAGTTGTCTTCGGACCAACACCGCGTAGTTATAGCTATAAACTACCTAAAAAAGTTCGACGTTTGGCTCTTAAATCTGCTCTTTCTTCTAAAGTAAAAGAAGAAAACTTAATTGTATTAGAAAGCATTTCATTTGATGCCCCTAAAACAAAAGAAGTAGTTAACATGCTTAGCGCACTTAATGTGAATGAAAAAGCATTACTTCTAACTGCTGATAAAGATGAAGCAGTAATTCGTTCAGCAAATAATTTACAGACAGTTAATGTATTAACTGTTGATGAAATAAATGTACTGGACTTACTTGCGCATGACAAGCTGATCGTAACAAAGGATGCAGCTGAAAAAGCAGGGGAGGTGCTTGCATAA
- the rplW gene encoding 50S ribosomal protein L23, whose product MKDSREILKSPVITENTAELMEHKKYTFEVDPKANKTQIKDAVELIFGVNVVKVNTMNLKGKFKRFGIYPVKRMPSDGGYRPDRKKAIVQLSEDSKDLDFFEG is encoded by the coding sequence ATGAAAGATTCACGTGAAATTCTAAAAAGCCCTGTCATCACAGAGAATACTGCTGAATTGATGGAACACAAAAAATATACGTTTGAAGTAGATCCAAAAGCGAATAAAACACAGATTAAAGATGCTGTTGAATTAATTTTTGGTGTTAACGTAGTAAAGGTAAACACAATGAACCTTAAAGGTAAATTCAAGCGATTTGGTATATACCCAGTTAAAAGAATGCCAAGTGACGGTGGTTACCGTCCAGATCGTAAAAAAGCTATTGTTCAGCTTTCAGAGGATAGTAAAGACTTAGATTTCTTTGAAGGCTAA
- the rplB gene encoding 50S ribosomal protein L2, translating to MAIKKFKPTSGGRRNMSVSDFAEITTDSPEKTLLSPIHKRGGRNNQGKLTTRHHGGGHKRQYRIIDFKRDKDGIPGSVATVEYDPNRSANIALIHYADGEKRYILAPKGLKVGQKIESGENADIKLGNALALGDIPIGTIIHNIEMKPGRGGQLARSAGAEAQILGREGKYSLVRLASGEVRLVLTTCRATVGQVGNVEHELIRVGKAGKSRWLGMRPTVRGSVMNPSDHPHGGGEGRAPIGRESPMSPWGKPTLGKKTRKRNKPTDKYIVRKRKK from the coding sequence ATGGCTATAAAAAAATTCAAACCAACATCAGGTGGTAGACGTAACATGTCCGTATCTGATTTTGCTGAGATCACTACAGATTCTCCAGAAAAAACCTTACTAAGTCCCATTCACAAACGTGGCGGACGTAATAACCAAGGAAAATTAACAACGCGACATCATGGCGGCGGTCATAAGCGTCAATACCGCATTATTGATTTTAAACGCGATAAAGATGGTATACCAGGAAGCGTTGCTACCGTTGAATATGATCCTAATCGTTCAGCAAACATTGCTTTAATCCATTATGCTGATGGGGAAAAACGTTATATTCTAGCGCCAAAAGGACTTAAAGTAGGGCAAAAAATTGAATCTGGTGAAAATGCGGATATTAAACTAGGTAATGCACTTGCTCTAGGAGATATTCCAATAGGTACAATCATTCATAACATTGAAATGAAACCAGGACGCGGCGGGCAACTTGCACGTTCAGCTGGTGCAGAAGCACAAATTCTTGGTCGTGAAGGTAAGTACTCACTCGTTCGTTTAGCTTCTGGTGAAGTTCGCTTAGTGCTAACAACGTGTCGCGCAACAGTTGGTCAAGTAGGTAATGTTGAGCATGAATTGATTCGTGTAGGTAAAGCAGGTAAGTCTCGTTGGTTAGGCATGCGCCCTACTGTACGTGGTTCTGTAATGAACCCTAGCGATCACCCACACGGTGGTGGTGAAGGACGTGCTCCAATCGGACGCGAATCACCAATGTCTCCATGGGGTAAACCGACTCTTGGTAAAAAGACTCGTAAGCGTAATAAACCGACAGATAAATATATTGTTCGTAAGCGTAAGAAATAA
- the rpsS gene encoding 30S ribosomal protein S19: MGRSLKKGPFADDHLMTKVEKLNETDKKQVIKTWSRRSTIFPTFIGHTFAVYDGRKHVPVYVTEDMVGHKLGEFAPSRTFKGHSGDDKKTRR; encoded by the coding sequence ATGGGTCGCAGTTTAAAAAAAGGACCTTTTGCAGATGACCATCTAATGACAAAGGTTGAGAAATTAAATGAAACGGACAAAAAACAAGTAATAAAAACTTGGTCACGCCGTTCAACAATTTTCCCTACGTTTATCGGTCATACATTTGCTGTATATGACGGTCGTAAACATGTGCCAGTTTATGTGACAGAAGATATGGTCGGACATAAATTAGGTGAATTTGCACCAAGCCGAACGTTCAAAGGACATTCCGGCGATGATAAGAAAACAAGACGATAA
- the rplV gene encoding 50S ribosomal protein L22, with protein MQAKAIAKQVRIAPRKARLVVDLIRGKNVGEAVAILRHTQRGASPVVEKVLKSAIANAEHNYEMEPDDLTISEAFVDEGVTLKRFRPRAQGRASKINKRTSHITVVVSEKKEG; from the coding sequence ATGCAAGCCAAAGCTATTGCGAAACAAGTTCGTATTGCTCCTCGTAAAGCACGTTTAGTCGTTGATCTAATTCGAGGAAAAAACGTAGGCGAAGCAGTTGCAATATTACGCCATACTCAACGTGGTGCTTCTCCAGTTGTAGAGAAAGTTTTGAAGTCTGCTATCGCAAACGCAGAACACAACTACGAAATGGAACCAGATGATTTAACGATCTCCGAAGCATTTGTAGATGAAGGTGTAACATTGAAACGTTTCCGCCCGCGTGCACAAGGACGTGCAAGCAAAATTAACAAACGCACAAGCCATATTACAGTGGTTGTATCAGAAAAGAAGGAGGGATAG
- the rpsC gene encoding 30S ribosomal protein S3 — MGQKINPTGLRMGVIKDWESKWYAGNDYADLLHEDIKIREYLENRLSIASVSSIEIERAANRVNITIHTGKPGMVIGKGGSEVEALRKSLNNLTGKRVHINIVEIKKVDLDAKLVADNIARQLENRISFRRAQKQVIQRAMRGGAKGIRTQVSGRLGGTDIARSEDYSEGTVPLHTLRADIDFGTAEADTTYGKLGVKVWIYRGEILPTKTDK; from the coding sequence GTGGGTCAAAAGATAAATCCAACAGGTCTTCGCATGGGCGTAATTAAAGACTGGGAGTCAAAATGGTATGCCGGCAATGATTATGCAGACTTACTACATGAAGATATTAAAATCAGGGAATATCTTGAAAACCGTTTGAGCATTGCTTCTGTTTCTTCTATCGAAATTGAACGTGCTGCAAACCGTGTTAATATCACGATTCATACTGGGAAACCAGGTATGGTAATTGGTAAAGGCGGTTCGGAAGTAGAAGCACTACGTAAATCATTAAACAACTTGACTGGCAAACGTGTTCACATTAATATTGTTGAAATCAAGAAAGTTGATCTTGATGCAAAATTAGTTGCTGACAACATTGCTCGTCAATTAGAAAACCGAATCTCATTCCGCCGTGCACAAAAACAAGTAATTCAACGTGCTATGCGTGGTGGAGCAAAAGGGATTAGAACACAAGTATCTGGACGTCTAGGTGGAACAGATATTGCTCGTTCGGAAGATTATAGTGAAGGGACAGTACCACTACACACATTACGTGCAGACATTGACTTTGGTACAGCAGAAGCTGATACTACTTATGGTAAATTAGGCGTAAAAGTGTGGATCTATCGTGGGGAAATCCTTCCAACTAAAACAGACAAATAG
- the rplP gene encoding 50S ribosomal protein L16: protein MLMPKRVKYRKQHRGKMGGRAKGGTSVAFGEYGLQATEATWITSRQIEAARIAMTRYMKRSGKVWIKIFPDKPYTSKPLEVRMGSGKGAPEGWVAVVKPGKIMFEIAGVPEDVAREALRLAAHKLPIKSKFVRREEIGGEINEG from the coding sequence ATGTTAATGCCTAAACGCGTTAAATATCGTAAACAACATCGAGGTAAAATGGGAGGCCGTGCAAAAGGCGGAACGTCCGTAGCTTTTGGTGAATATGGTCTACAAGCAACAGAGGCTACATGGATTACAAGCCGTCAAATTGAGGCTGCCCGTATTGCAATGACTCGTTACATGAAACGTAGCGGTAAAGTTTGGATTAAAATCTTTCCAGATAAACCATACACTTCAAAACCTCTTGAAGTTCGAATGGGTTCCGGTAAAGGTGCTCCTGAAGGATGGGTAGCTGTAGTGAAACCAGGTAAAATAATGTTTGAAATAGCAGGGGTGCCAGAAGATGTTGCGCGTGAAGCGTTACGACTTGCCGCACATAAACTGCCGATAAAATCAAAATTCGTGAGACGAGAAGAAATTGGTGGTGAAATCAATGAAGGCTAA
- the rpmC gene encoding 50S ribosomal protein L29 translates to MKANEIRELTTAEIEQKVQTLKEELFNLRFQLATGQLENTARLREVRKSIARMKTVERQRELSVNNS, encoded by the coding sequence ATGAAGGCTAATGAAATCAGAGAACTAACCACTGCCGAAATTGAACAGAAGGTACAAACATTAAAAGAAGAGTTATTTAATCTACGCTTTCAACTTGCGACAGGTCAATTGGAAAATACCGCACGTCTTCGTGAAGTAAGAAAATCAATTGCTCGTATGAAAACTGTTGAACGTCAACGTGAATTAAGTGTAAATAACTCATAA
- the rpsQ gene encoding 30S ribosomal protein S17: MTERNNRKAYTGRVVSDKMDKTITVVVETYKFHQLYGKRVRYSSKFKTHDENNQAKTGDIVSIMETRPLSATKRFRLVEVIEEAVVL; encoded by the coding sequence ATGACTGAACGTAATAATCGTAAAGCATATACAGGCCGTGTTGTATCGGATAAAATGGATAAAACAATTACAGTAGTGGTTGAAACGTATAAGTTTCATCAGCTATACGGAAAACGTGTTAGATATTCTTCAAAATTCAAAACACATGATGAAAATAACCAAGCAAAAACCGGCGATATTGTCAGCATCATGGAAACTCGTCCGCTATCAGCTACGAAGCGCTTTCGTCTAGTTGAAGTTATTGAGGAAGCGGTAGTTCTATAA
- the rplN gene encoding 50S ribosomal protein L14, producing the protein MIQQETRLKVADNSGAREVLTIKVLGGSGRKTANIGDVIVCTVKQATPGGVVKKGEVVRAVIVRSKSGARRKDGSYISFDENAAVIVRDDKSPRGTRIFGPVARELRDAKFMKIVSLAPEVL; encoded by the coding sequence ATGATTCAACAGGAAACTCGTTTAAAAGTTGCAGATAACTCTGGTGCCCGTGAAGTATTAACCATTAAAGTATTAGGTGGTTCAGGGCGTAAAACAGCGAATATTGGTGATGTAATTGTTTGCACGGTAAAACAAGCAACACCAGGAGGCGTTGTCAAAAAAGGTGAAGTTGTTAGAGCAGTTATTGTACGTTCTAAATCTGGAGCACGTCGTAAAGATGGATCATATATCAGTTTTGATGAAAACGCAGCGGTAATTGTCCGTGATGATAAAAGTCCAAGAGGTACTCGTATCTTCGGCCCAGTCGCACGTGAATTACGTGATGCTAAATTCATGAAAATCGTATCTCTAGCTCCAGAAGTATTGTAA
- the rplX gene encoding 50S ribosomal protein L24 gives MHVKKGDKVKVITGKDSGKEGTILEAYPKKDRVLVEGVNMVKKHAKPSQDNPQGGILDLEAAIHVSNVMPIDPKSGEPTRVGYEERDGKKVRIAKKSGEAIDK, from the coding sequence ATGCATGTAAAAAAAGGTGATAAAGTAAAAGTAATTACCGGTAAAGACAGTGGTAAAGAAGGCACTATTTTAGAGGCATATCCGAAAAAGGATCGTGTACTTGTAGAAGGTGTCAATATGGTTAAAAAACACGCGAAACCCTCGCAAGATAACCCACAAGGTGGAATTCTTGATCTGGAAGCAGCGATTCATGTTTCAAATGTAATGCCAATTGACCCTAAATCCGGTGAACCAACTCGTGTTGGGTATGAAGAACGTGATGGAAAGAAAGTCCGCATCGCCAAAAAATCCGGTGAAGCAATCGATAAATAA